From one Pseudomonadota bacterium genomic stretch:
- a CDS encoding PEP/pyruvate-binding domain-containing protein, producing MPNMQLQSRPHLRPQAALFALLLSLLAAPLAGAEPVRLDLQQMREWIDGMKNAARGPFARIRWFCLDGTILPPKEGACSEHGGGVQHGEWNAQTHNIREQGYLIANLLTDLNTFKFIGAYPQLDELRQVLLEQFLILIDDGWVFRQARFYRGALQVEDERAAARLLLLAMVQDPDWQDPARFLLLREAARLLPVGAEPPVAATVRQLAIEIAEADPGFQSLRVKLHGLPDASDPQRVRDYAAGDGLPELAAKYRRLAAELDTLYAPRTAMLQLEALRSEKGSRPIAATLDHVISELQRAPDLQARLDRAAAAAQTLRHMIWNGDKLSPPNQLRLLQANIALEQEVYAVANQLIEQQAAADRHTRLSWLRSLLGALYASGLLSEREWQAADARLEPLIADDQQDIDEYHATLQYLMRVPQWAQRALEFQFGPTIEHWLDITPLAAHFVPDRLRGSPLLAYTRIADVLLQDAEQLAGTRQYLFERRLSGGLRALNPGLRRGALLAAPGPGEDFRRDGIYLLPSTTPELPPIAGILTRGEGSSLSHVQLLARNLGIPNVVVDERVVEQLKPHIGARIVLAVSPQGTVQITADGPHWDRIFGRDDPDAGVVIRPDLQKLDLARTQPLSLEDIRASDSGRIVGPKAANLGELRHYYPDAVNPGVVIPFGVFRALLDQPLEAGGPPVFEWLRAEYARLRTLPEGTQRQAATGAVLERLRQWLVDAEPGAEFRSALRTAMDNAFGDADHVGVFVRSDTNVEDLPGFSGAGLNLTLPNVVGFDAVVRAIQKVWASPFTERAYAWRQAHMEQPEHVYPAVLLLKTFASEKSGVLVTADVDSGDRQWLSIAVNEGVGGAVEGQAAEELRVRRSTGAVRLLAQATAPLRAEPVPAGGMRKVPASGRAQVLEAGELMQLRTLADDIERRFPLPAMPGGAAPPADIEFGFRDGHLALFQIRPFVESQRALRSQYLIDIDRSGTRSKQAVVDLLQVPTPARDTADGMP from the coding sequence ATGCCGAACATGCAGCTGCAATCACGCCCCCACTTACGTCCGCAGGCAGCGCTGTTCGCGCTGCTGCTGTCCCTGTTGGCGGCACCACTCGCGGGCGCTGAGCCAGTCCGGCTCGACCTGCAGCAGATGCGCGAATGGATCGACGGGATGAAGAACGCCGCGCGCGGACCGTTCGCGCGCATCCGCTGGTTCTGTCTGGATGGCACTATCCTGCCGCCAAAGGAAGGCGCTTGCAGTGAGCACGGTGGCGGGGTGCAGCACGGCGAATGGAATGCGCAAACGCACAACATACGCGAGCAGGGTTATCTCATCGCCAACCTGCTCACCGATCTCAACACCTTCAAGTTCATCGGTGCCTACCCGCAGCTCGACGAGCTGCGGCAGGTGTTGCTGGAACAGTTCCTGATACTCATCGACGACGGCTGGGTATTCCGCCAGGCGCGCTTTTACCGCGGTGCCCTGCAGGTCGAGGACGAGCGGGCGGCGGCGCGCCTGCTGCTGCTGGCCATGGTGCAGGATCCGGACTGGCAGGATCCGGCGCGATTCCTGCTGCTGCGCGAGGCCGCGCGCCTGTTGCCGGTGGGCGCGGAGCCGCCGGTTGCCGCCACCGTGCGCCAGCTGGCCATCGAGATCGCCGAGGCCGATCCCGGTTTCCAGTCGCTCCGCGTCAAGCTGCACGGCCTGCCGGATGCCAGCGACCCGCAGCGCGTGCGTGACTATGCGGCAGGGGACGGCCTGCCCGAGCTGGCGGCCAAGTACCGGCGCCTGGCCGCAGAACTGGATACGCTGTATGCACCGCGCACCGCCATGCTGCAGCTCGAGGCACTGCGGTCAGAAAAGGGCAGCAGGCCGATTGCGGCGACCCTGGATCATGTTATCTCCGAGCTGCAGCGCGCACCGGACCTGCAGGCACGGCTGGACCGTGCCGCCGCCGCCGCCCAGACACTGCGGCACATGATCTGGAACGGGGACAAGCTCAGTCCGCCCAACCAGCTGCGCCTGCTGCAGGCGAATATCGCCCTGGAACAGGAGGTCTATGCGGTTGCCAATCAGCTGATCGAACAGCAAGCCGCTGCCGACCGGCACACGCGCCTGAGCTGGCTGCGCAGCCTGTTGGGCGCCCTGTATGCCAGCGGACTGCTCTCCGAACGGGAATGGCAGGCGGCGGATGCGCGGCTCGAACCGCTGATCGCGGATGACCAGCAGGACATCGATGAATACCACGCTACGTTGCAGTATCTGATGCGCGTGCCGCAGTGGGCGCAGCGCGCCCTGGAATTCCAGTTCGGCCCGACCATCGAACACTGGCTGGATATCACGCCGCTGGCCGCGCATTTTGTGCCGGACCGGTTGCGCGGCAGTCCGCTGCTGGCCTATACCCGAATCGCTGACGTGCTGCTGCAGGATGCAGAGCAGCTGGCAGGGACGCGGCAGTACCTGTTCGAACGCCGGCTCAGCGGCGGCCTGCGTGCGCTCAATCCGGGTCTGCGCCGCGGGGCGCTGCTGGCCGCGCCGGGTCCGGGCGAGGATTTCCGGCGGGACGGCATCTACCTGTTGCCGTCGACCACGCCGGAACTGCCACCTATTGCCGGCATCCTCACCCGCGGCGAGGGCAGTTCGCTGTCACACGTGCAGCTGCTGGCGCGCAATCTCGGTATTCCCAACGTCGTGGTGGATGAGCGGGTGGTCGAGCAGCTCAAACCGCACATCGGCGCGCGCATCGTCCTTGCGGTCAGTCCGCAGGGGACGGTGCAGATCACCGCCGATGGGCCGCACTGGGACCGGATTTTCGGACGCGACGATCCCGATGCCGGCGTGGTGATACGGCCGGATCTGCAGAAGCTCGATCTTGCACGGACCCAGCCGCTGTCGCTGGAAGACATCCGCGCCAGCGATTCGGGCCGTATCGTCGGGCCCAAGGCCGCCAACCTCGGCGAGCTGCGCCATTACTATCCCGATGCCGTGAATCCCGGCGTGGTCATTCCGTTCGGGGTATTCCGTGCGCTGCTCGATCAGCCGCTGGAGGCGGGCGGTCCCCCGGTCTTCGAATGGCTGCGCGCGGAGTATGCGCGACTGCGCACGCTGCCGGAAGGCACGCAGCGCCAGGCTGCGACCGGCGCCGTCCTGGAGCGCCTGCGGCAATGGCTGGTGGATGCGGAGCCGGGGGCGGAGTTCCGCTCCGCGCTGCGCACGGCAATGGACAACGCGTTTGGCGATGCCGACCACGTCGGCGTGTTCGTGCGCAGCGATACCAACGTCGAGGACCTGCCAGGCTTCAGCGGCGCCGGCCTCAACCTCACCCTGCCCAACGTGGTCGGTTTCGATGCCGTCGTGCGCGCGATCCAGAAGGTATGGGCCTCGCCATTCACGGAGCGTGCCTACGCGTGGCGCCAGGCGCATATGGAACAACCGGAGCATGTGTATCCCGCCGTACTGCTGCTCAAGACCTTTGCCTCGGAGAAATCCGGTGTGCTCGTTACGGCGGACGTGGATAGCGGCGATCGCCAGTGGCTGTCGATCGCGGTCAATGAAGGCGTCGGCGGCGCGGTGGAAGGGCAGGCGGCCGAGGAACTGCGGGTCCGGCGCAGCACCGGCGCGGTGCGGCTCCTCGCGCAGGCTACGGCGCCGCTGCGCGCCGAACCGGTGCCCGCAGGCGGCATGCGCAAGGTGCCGGCCAGCGGCCGGGCACAGGTGCTGGAGGCGGGCGAGCTGATGCAGCTGCGGACACTCGCCGACGATATCGAGCGGCGCTTCCCGCTGCCCGCCATGCCAGGCGGGGCGGCACCACCGGCCGATATCGAGTTCGGCTTCCGGGACGGTCACCTTGCGCTGTTCCAGATCCGCCCGTTCGTGGAGAGCCAGCGTGCGCTGCGCAGCCAGTATCTGATCGACATCGACCGTAGCGGCACGCGCAGCAAGCAGGCCGTCGTCGATCTGCTGCAAGTGCCGACGCCGGCGCGCGATACTGCGGACGGGATGCCTTGA
- a CDS encoding DUF2007 domain-containing protein: MAGMQSVYEAPTALDAYMVLNLLEQQGIGGRVDGEYLPGAVGELQALNLVRVMVDDADAVRARQVIAAWEATQVTGETVPARKSSAGLTGFLLGCIAGGGMMFWAYHSPVTEGGVDTDGDGVLDVRRFYRDNRLSRTESDRNLDGAADAIKYYDRRGLEKAAEYDDDFDGVFEARYSYVDGELAAGEADLDQDGHVDHRSIYRYGRLAELVISGAGADRRGARQLFHRGKLVAAEYDADGDGNYDVNHVYDYFGELR; encoded by the coding sequence ATGGCAGGCATGCAAAGCGTCTATGAGGCGCCGACCGCGCTCGATGCGTACATGGTGCTGAACCTGCTCGAACAGCAGGGGATCGGCGGGAGAGTGGACGGCGAATACCTGCCGGGCGCGGTGGGGGAGCTGCAGGCGCTCAATCTGGTGCGGGTCATGGTGGACGATGCGGATGCGGTGCGCGCGCGGCAGGTCATCGCGGCATGGGAAGCCACGCAGGTAACGGGCGAAACGGTGCCCGCACGCAAGTCGTCAGCCGGTCTGACGGGATTTCTCCTGGGCTGCATTGCCGGCGGCGGCATGATGTTCTGGGCATACCATAGCCCGGTGACCGAGGGCGGCGTCGATACCGACGGCGACGGGGTGCTGGACGTGCGCCGGTTCTACCGGGACAACAGGTTGAGCCGGACGGAATCCGACCGCAATCTCGATGGCGCCGCCGATGCCATCAAGTACTACGACCGCCGTGGACTGGAGAAGGCGGCGGAGTACGATGACGATTTCGACGGCGTGTTCGAGGCGCGCTACAGCTACGTCGACGGCGAGTTGGCCGCCGGCGAGGCGGATCTCGACCAGGACGGACATGTCGATCACCGCTCCATCTACCGCTACGGCAGACTCGCGGAACTCGTCATCAGCGGCGCGGGTGCCGACCGGCGCGGTGCCCGCCAGCTGTTTCATCGGGGCAAGCTGGTCGCCGCCGAATATGACGCGGATGGCGATGGCAACTATGATGTGAACCATGTCTACGACTACTTCGGCGAATTGCGGTGA
- a CDS encoding GNAT family N-acetyltransferase, which yields MSKQDNPLANPKLQLAVRNARREDIPQIAALTARVYRDTGMYGHSEPMLTGQLNHFPTGQFVVSAGERIVGYCATLRVREQDCMKPHTWGEITGNGYASTHDPHGEWLYGMEVCVDPDFRGYRIGQRLYNARKRLAQDLGLRGIVFAGRLPTLAQRIKRFGSVEGYVDAVRNKKLRDPVLSFQLRNGFEVIGIIPHYLDADRQSLGYGIHMVWRNPKVPVQETAAPEKRYGERLPDSIRVGAVQYKQRRVQSFEEFIDIVRYFVDVVADYRGDFVVFPEMFTLQLLSMESQKLTPVQAIEALTRYTPQYTEAMRDLALRYNINIIGGSHPTHMPNGRVENIAYVFLRDGAVYRQAKIHPTPNESWWWNIEGGSELDVIQTDCGPIGVLICYDAEFPELARHLTDQGAQILFVPFCTDERQSYLRVRYCCQARAVENQVYVVMAGNCGNLPNVENMDIQYAQSCILTPCDLPFARDGVAADTTPNTEMVAIADLRPATLLDARNSGTVKNLRDRRHDLYHVFWKGE from the coding sequence ATGAGCAAGCAAGACAACCCGCTCGCCAATCCGAAACTGCAGCTCGCGGTGCGCAATGCCCGGCGTGAGGACATACCGCAGATCGCCGCGTTGACCGCGCGCGTATACCGCGACACCGGCATGTACGGCCATTCCGAACCGATGCTGACCGGCCAGCTAAACCATTTCCCTACCGGCCAGTTCGTGGTCTCCGCGGGTGAACGGATCGTGGGGTACTGCGCAACACTGCGGGTACGCGAGCAGGACTGCATGAAGCCGCACACCTGGGGCGAGATCACCGGCAACGGCTATGCCTCAACGCACGATCCGCACGGCGAATGGCTCTACGGCATGGAGGTGTGTGTCGATCCGGACTTCCGTGGCTACCGTATCGGGCAGCGCCTGTACAACGCCCGCAAGCGGCTGGCGCAGGACCTCGGTCTCAGGGGTATCGTGTTCGCGGGCCGGTTGCCCACGCTGGCGCAGCGCATCAAGCGCTTCGGTTCGGTCGAAGGCTATGTGGACGCGGTCCGCAACAAGAAACTGCGCGACCCGGTGCTGTCCTTCCAGTTGCGCAACGGCTTCGAGGTCATCGGCATCATCCCGCACTACCTGGACGCGGACCGGCAGTCGCTGGGTTACGGCATACACATGGTGTGGCGCAATCCCAAGGTGCCGGTGCAGGAAACGGCCGCGCCGGAAAAGCGCTATGGCGAACGACTGCCCGACAGTATCCGGGTCGGCGCGGTGCAGTACAAGCAGCGGCGCGTGCAGTCGTTCGAGGAGTTCATTGATATCGTGCGCTACTTCGTCGACGTGGTCGCCGACTACAGGGGCGACTTCGTCGTGTTTCCCGAGATGTTCACGCTCCAGCTGCTGTCCATGGAATCGCAGAAGCTCACGCCGGTGCAGGCCATCGAGGCGCTGACCCGGTATACACCGCAATATACCGAGGCCATGCGCGATCTCGCGCTGCGCTACAATATCAACATCATCGGCGGTTCGCATCCGACGCACATGCCCAACGGTCGCGTGGAAAACATCGCCTACGTGTTCCTGCGTGACGGCGCCGTCTACCGCCAGGCCAAGATCCACCCCACACCGAACGAGTCATGGTGGTGGAACATCGAGGGCGGCAGCGAGCTGGACGTGATTCAGACCGATTGCGGACCGATCGGGGTGCTGATCTGCTACGACGCGGAATTTCCGGAGCTTGCGCGCCACCTCACCGACCAGGGCGCGCAGATCCTGTTCGTGCCGTTCTGTACCGACGAGCGCCAGAGCTACCTGCGCGTGCGCTATTGCTGTCAGGCGCGCGCGGTGGAAAACCAGGTGTACGTCGTGATGGCCGGCAACTGCGGCAATCTTCCCAATGTGGAGAACATGGATATCCAGTATGCTCAGAGCTGCATACTTACGCCCTGCGACCTGCCGTTTGCGCGCGACGGCGTCGCGGCCGATACCACGCCGAACACGGAAATGGTAGCGATCGCCGATCTGCGACCGGCGACACTGCTCGATGCCCGCAACAGCGGCACGGTAAAAAACCTGCGTGACCGCCGCCACGACCTTTACCATGTGTTCTGGAAGGGCGAGTGA
- a CDS encoding fructosamine kinase family protein — translation MSLWENIARDIAAATGVEARLEQQGAIGGGCINAASRIRYGTTDYFVKLNSARQAHMFAAEAAGLAALRQCRALRIPEPVCHGSDTRSAWLVLEYLPLGGRGDARALGAGLAAMHRITHDRYGWERDNTIGSTPQRNMPGDDWVAFWREQRLRFQLELAAQHGHGGRLQARGELLLARFHALFDGYTPVASLLHGDLWGGNHAYTQAGEPAIFDPAVYYGDRETDIAMTELFGGFGGAFYTAYEAAWPLDAGYAERKTLYNLYHILNHLNLFGGGYRGQAEGMIDQLLAVLH, via the coding sequence ATGTCGCTTTGGGAGAACATCGCGCGGGACATCGCCGCGGCGACCGGCGTCGAGGCGCGGCTCGAGCAGCAGGGCGCCATCGGCGGCGGCTGCATCAACGCGGCGAGCCGGATCCGCTACGGCACGACCGATTATTTCGTGAAGCTCAACAGTGCGCGCCAGGCGCACATGTTCGCCGCCGAGGCGGCGGGTCTGGCGGCGCTGCGCCAGTGCCGGGCGCTGCGGATCCCGGAGCCGGTCTGCCACGGCAGCGATACGCGCTCGGCCTGGCTGGTGCTGGAATACCTGCCGCTGGGCGGGCGCGGCGACGCGCGGGCGCTGGGCGCGGGCCTGGCCGCCATGCATCGCATCACCCACGACCGTTACGGCTGGGAACGCGACAATACCATCGGATCGACGCCCCAGCGCAATATGCCCGGCGACGACTGGGTCGCGTTCTGGCGTGAACAGCGTCTGCGTTTCCAGCTCGAGCTGGCGGCACAGCACGGGCATGGCGGCCGGCTGCAGGCGCGGGGCGAGTTGCTGCTGGCGCGCTTCCACGCACTGTTCGACGGCTATACGCCGGTGGCGTCGCTGCTGCATGGCGACCTCTGGGGCGGCAATCATGCCTACACGCAGGCCGGCGAACCGGCGATCTTCGATCCGGCGGTTTATTACGGCGACCGCGAGACCGATATCGCGATGACCGAACTGTTCGGCGGTTTCGGCGGCGCGTTCTACACCGCCTATGAGGCAGCCTGGCCGCTGGATGCTGGCTATGCCGAGCGCAAGACGCTGTACAACCTCTACCACATACTCAATCATCTCAACCTGTTCGGTGGCGGCTATCGCGGCCAGGCAGAGGGCATGATCGACCAACTGCTGGCCGTATTGCACTAG